CCGCTCCCGCATTATATAACGGGACAATGATACTCACTTTGGTTTTACTATTTTTCATAACGATTACCAGAAAAACCTTAATTTACCCTGCCTTTATACTGTGGCTCTATTAAGAAACTATTAAGCCGCCATAATTAATTTTTACAGTAAAAAGCAAGCACAAAACTCAGAGTAGAGCGTGACGTTAGCGAGTAAAATAAGAGTAAAGCGCAATTACGAATGCTTGATGTCTATGACAATTCTTTACGGCTTTCCAGATTTTCCCTAACAAAAAAGGTTGGCGAATGACACCAACCTTTTACGATGAAACGTATATCAGACCCGATAAAATTATCGGGTCTCTATACCCTTCATACTTCAAGTTGCTTATGTGTTGGCTACGGATTACTCGGCCCATCCATGGGCCTCGCCCTGACGGGCCGTCGCAAGCGACGTTCAAATCTGCTCCCGGCAGATTTGTCGTTCACCCCAGTCATATAGTTATCTATGCTCCTGGGGACTCACTCCCTTGCCGCCTTTAAGCAACTCGAATTATTTTGGGTATATACATATTAATCCCAGCTCAGAATAACTTTTCCTGACTGGCCTGAACGCATGGCATCAAAACCTTTCTGGAAATCATCAATAGAGAAACGATGGGTGATAATCGGTGACAGATCCAGACCGGACTGGATCAGCGCCGCCATTTTGTACCACGTTTCGAACATCTCACGACCATAAATACCTTTAATGAACAAGCCCTTAAAGATAACTTTTGTCCAGTCGATAGACATATCTGATGGCGGAATCCCCAGCATCGCAATACGACCGCCGTGATTCATGGTGTCCAGCATGGTACGAAACGCCGGCGGCGCGCCGGACATCTCCAGACCCACATCGAACCCTTCGGTCATTCCCAGCTCCGCCATAACGTCGTTCAGGCTCTCTTTCGCGACGTTGACCGCGCGGGTGACGCCCATTTTACGCGCCAGCTCCAGACGGTATTCATTGACGTCAGTAATCACCACATGACGCGCGCCGACATGTTTCGCCACCGCGGCGGCCATTACGCCGATTGGCCCCGCCCCCGATACCAGTACATCTTCGCCGACCAGATCGAAAGACAGCGCCGTATGCACCGCATTACCAAACGGGTCGAAAATAGAGGCTAAATCATCAGAAATGTTATCCGGGATTTTAAACGCATTGAACGCCGGGATGACCAGGTATTCCGCAAAGCAGCCGGGACGGTTGACGCCCACGCCGGTGGTGTTGCGACACAGGTGAGTGCGACCGCCGCGGCAGTTGCGGCAATGACCGCAGGTGATGTGACCTTCGCCGGAGACGCGATCGCCGATTTTAAAGCCTTTCACTTCCTGACCGATGCCGACCACTTCGCCGACATATTCATGCCCCACGACCATCGGAACCGGGATGGTTTTTTGCGACCAGTCATCCCAGTTATAGATGTGAACGTCAGTACCGCAGATGGCTGTTTTACGGATTTTAATCAGCAAATCGTTATGGCCGACTTCCGGTTCCGGAACGTCGGTCATCCAGATGCCCTCTTCCGCTTTCAGTTTGGATAACGCTTTCATCTTACATCCTCAGGCAATCACGCCCAGTTGTTTACCAATACGCGTGAACGCGTCTACCGCACGCGTAATTTGCTCAGGCGTATGCGCCGCAGACATCTGGGTACGAATACGCGCCTGACCTTTTGGTACGACCGGATAGAAGAAACCGGTAACGTAAATGCCCTCTTTTTGCAGTTCGCGGGCAAATTTCTGCGCGACAACCGCATCTCCCAGCATTACCGGGATGATGGCGTGATCCGCGCCTGCCAGCGTAAATCCCGCGGCAGACATCTGCTCACGGAACTGCCGGGCGTTCGCCCACAAGCGATCGCGCAGTTCTGCGCCCGCTTCCACCATCTCCAACACTTTAATAGAAGCCGCCACGATTGCCGGCGCCAGGGAGTTGGAGAACAGATATGGGCGGGAACGCTGACGCAACCACTCAACGACCTCTTTACGCGCCGCGGTATAACCGCCGGATGCGCCGCCTAACGCTTTGCCCAGCGTACCGGTAATAATATCTACGCGGCCCATTACGTCGCAGTATTCATGGGAACCGCGACCGTTTTCGCCGACAAAGCCTACCGCGTGAGAATCATCAACCATCACCAGCGCATCGTATTTATCGGCCAGATCACAGACGCCTTTCAGATTGGCGATGACGCCATCCATTGAGAACACCCCATCGGTGGCGATCAGGACATGACGCGCGCCGGCCTCACGCGCCTCTTTCAGCCGCGCTTCCAGCTCTGCCATATCGTTGTTGGCATAGCGATAGCGCTTCGCTTTACACAAACGCACGCCGTCAATGATAGACGCGTGGTTCAGCGCGTCGGAAATAATAGCGTCTTCCGCGCCCAGCAACGTCTCAAACAAGCCGCCGTTAGCGTCGAAACAGGAGGAATACAGAATCGCATCTTCCATGCCGAGGAAGCTTGCCAGCTTTTGTTCCAGCGCTTTGTGGCTGTCCTGGGTGCCGCAGATAAAACGCACGGACGCCATACCGAAACCGTGGCTGTCCATGCCCGCTTTTGCGGCATTAATCAGCTCAGGGTGATTAGCCAGCCCGAGATAGTTATTGGCGCAAAAGTTAATAACGTGGCTTCCATCCGCCACGGTGATATCCGCCTGCTGCGCAGACGTAATAATGCGCTCTTCTTTAAACAATCCTTCCGCCCGGGCGGTTTCCAGATCGTTGGTTAACTGTTTGTAAAAATCCCCACGCATTGCGATTCTCCAGACTGGGCAAATTTCAGCACATATTACCCAAAGCGATACGTTGATACGAGATGACGCGTCATCACTTCTTTAAAATGCAGCATAAATCACGCGTATCCTCACGGGTTATCAGTGAATGGATGAATAGTGTTATGATAAGAGCATTCATGTCTGAGACAGTCTCTGACACCATAATTCAAAGGTTACAGTTATGATCATCGTTACCGGCGGCGCGGGCTTTATCGGCAGCAATATCGTTAAGGCCCTGAATGATAAAGGTATCACCGATATTCTGGTGGTGGATAACCTGAAAGACGGCACCAAGTTTGTAAACCTGGTGGATCTGAACATTGCTGACTATATGGATAAGGAAGATTTCCTGATCCAGATTATGTCCGGAGAAGAGCTCGGCGATATCGAAGCTATTTTCCATGAAGGCGCCTGCTCTTCCACCACCGAGTGGGACGGCAAGTATATGATGGATAATAACTATCAATACTCCAAAGAGCTGCTGCACTATTGTCTTGAGCGCGAAATCCCGTTCCTCTACGCCTCTTCTGCCGCCACCTATGGCGGTCGCACGTCTGATTTCATCGAATCGCGCGAATACGAAAAACCGCTTAACGTTTATGGCTATTCTAAATTCCTGTTTGATGAATATGTGCGCCAGATCCTGCCAGAAGCGAACTCGCAGATTGTCGGTTTCCGCTATTTCAACGTCTATGGACCACGTGAAGGCCATAAAGGCAGCATGGCAAGCGTGGCATTTCATCTGAATACACAGTTAAACAACGGCGAAAGCCCGAAACTGTTTGAAGGCAGCGAAAACTTCAAGCGCGACTTCGTTTACGTGGGCGATGTGGCCGCCGTTAACCTGTGGTTCCTGGAAAGCGGCAAGTCCGGCATCTTTAACCTGGGCACAGGCCGTGCGGAATCTTTCCAGGCCGTCGCCGACGCGACGCTGGCATACCATAAAAAAGGTAGCATTGAATACATTCCGTTCCCGGATAAGCTGAAAGGTCGCTATCAGGCGTTTACGCAGGCGGATTTAACCAATCTGCGCAACGCGGGCTACGACAAACCCTTTAAGACCGTCGCCGAAGGCGTCACGGAGTATATGGCCTGGCTGAACCGCGACGCGTAAGTATGAAAATTTTGGTCATTGGCCCGTCCTGGGTGGGCGACATGATGATGTCGCAAAGTCTCTATCGCACGCTTAAAGCACGCTATCCCCAGGCGATAATCGACGTGATGGCGCCAGCCTGGTGTCGTCCGTTATTATCGCGTATGCCGGAAGTTAACGAGGCGATACCCATGCCGTTGGGCCACGGCGCGCTGGAAATCGGCGAGCGCCGCAGATTGGGCCATAGCCTGCGAGAGAAGCGCTACGATCGCGCCTGGGTGTTGCCAAATTCGTTTAAATCGGCGCTGATTCCTTTCTTTGCCAATATCCCGCACCGTACCGGCTGGCGCGGCGAAATGCGCTATGGCCTGCTGAACGATGCGCGCGTCCTTGATAAAGACGCCTGGCCACTGATGGTGGAGCGCTACGTGGCGCTGGCTTATGACAAGGGCGTGATGCGCGCGGCGAAAGATCTGCCCCAGCCGCTACTCTGGCCACAGCTCCAAGTTAGCGAGGGTGAAAAGTCGCTGATGTGCAGCGACTTTTCACTATCTTCTGAACGTCCTCTGATCGGCTTTTGCCCCGGCGCAGAATTTGGCCCGGCAAAACGTTGGCCGCACTATCACTACGCCGAACTGGCAAAGCAGCTCATTAACGAAGGGTATCAGGTCGTGCTGTTTGGCTCGGCAAAAGACCATGAAGCCGGAAATGAGATCCTGGCGGCGCTGAATAGCGAGCAGCAGGCATGGTGTCGCAACCTGGCGGGGGAAACCCAGCTGGAACAGGCCGTCATTCTGATAGCCGCCTGTAAAGCCATCGTCACTAACGATTCCGGGCTGATGCACGTCGCGGCGGCGCTCGACCGCCCTCTGGTCGCCTTGTATGGCCCAAGTAGCCCGGATTTCACGCCGCCGCTGTCTCATAAGGCCCGGGTGATTCGTCTCATTACGGGTTATCACAAAGTGCGTAAAGGTGATACGGCGCAAGGCTATCACCAGAGCCTGATCGATATCACGCCGCAGCGGGTTCTGGAAGAGCTTCATTCGCTGTTGTCGGAAGAGGGCGTTTAATGCGGGTTTTGATCGTTAAAACATCATCGATGGGCGACGTATTACATACCCTGCCTGCGCTTACCGACGCGCAACAGGCGATTCCGGGGATTCAATTTGATTGGGCTGTCGAAGAAGGGTTTGCACAAATTCCGTCCTGGCACAGTGCTGTCGATCGCGTGATTCCCGTCGCTATTCGCCGTTGGCGCAAGGCCTGGTTTTCCGCGCCCATCAAAGCGGAACGCACAGCCTTTCGTCGGGCGGTATGCGCAAACCAATACGACGCTGTGATTGATGCGCAGGGGCTGGTAAAAAGCGCGGCGCTGGTGACGCGTCTGGCGCATGGGATAAAGCACGGTATGGACTGGAGTACCGCCCGCGAACCGCTGGCCAGCCTGTTCTATAACCGTAAACACCATATCGCAAAGCAACAACATGCGGTTGAACGGACGCGCGAGCTGTTCGCCAAAAGCCTGGGATACGATAAACCGCAGTCGCAGGGCGATTATGCCATCGCAAAACATTTTCTGCATTGCCAGCAGGCGGTTAGCGATCCGTATGCGGTGTTTTTACATGCCACGACCCGCGATGATAAACACTGGCCGGAAGCAAACTGGCGCGAGCTTATCGGCCTGGTGGGCAACACCGGATTACGGATAAAGCTTCCCTGGGGCGCGCCTCATGAGGAGGCCCGGGCTAAACGACTGGCCGAAGGCTTTGACTATGTGGATGTGTTACCGCGCATGAGCCTGGAGGAGGTCGCCAGAGTGCTGGCTGGCGCAAAATTTGTCGTATCGGTTGATACCGGCCTGAGCCATCTCACCGCCGCGCTCGACAGACCGAATATTACGCTATATGGCCCAACGGACCCTGGGTTAATTGGAGGTTATGGGAAGAACCAAATGGCATGCTGCTCACCAGAACAGAACCTGGCGAATTTAGATGCCACAAGCGTATTTGGAAAGATTCATTAAAGAGACTCTGTCTCATCCCAAACCTATTGTGGAGAAAAGATGCTAACCACATCATTAACGTTAAATAAAGAGAAATGGAAGCCGATCTGGAATAAAGCGCTGGTTTTTCTTTTTGTTGCCACGTATTTTCTGGATGGTATTACGCGTTATAAACATTTGATAATCATACTTATGGTTATCACCGCGATTTATCAGGTCTCACGCTCACCGAAAAGTTTCCCCCCTCTTTTCAAAAATAGCGTATTTTATAGCGTAGCAGTATTATCATTAATCCTTGTTTATTCCATACTCATATCGCCAGATATGAAAGAAAGTTTCAAGGAATTTGAAAATACGGTACTGGAGGGCTTCTTATTATATACTTTATTAATTCCCGTACTATTAAAAGATGAAACAAAAGAAACGGTTGCGAAAATAGTACTTTTCTCCTTTTTAACAAGTTTAGGACTTCGCTGCCTTGCAGAGAGTATTCTGTATATCGAGGACTATAATAAAGGGATTATGCCATTCATAAGCTATGCGCATCGACATATGTCCGATTCCATGGTTTTCTTATTTCCAGCATTATTGAATATTTGGCTGTTTAGAAAAAATGCAATTAAGTTGGTTTTTTTGGTGCTTAGCGCCATCTACCTTTTCTTTATCCTGGGAACCCTATCGCGAGGGGCATGGTTGGCGGTGCTTATAGTAGGTGTTCTGTGGGCAATACTGAACCGCCAATGGAAGTTAATAGGAGTTGGTGCCATTTTATTAGCCATTATCGGCGCTTTGGTTATCACTCAACATAATAACAAACCAGACCCAGAACATTTACTGTATAAATTACAGCAGACAGATAGCTCATATCGTTATACTAACGGAACCCAGGGCACCGCGTGGATACTGATTCAGGAAAACCCGATCAAGGGCTACGGCTATGGTAATGATGTGTATGATGGTGTTTATAATAAACGCGTTGTCGATTATCCAACGTGGACCTTTAAAGAATCTATCGGTCCGCATAATACCATTCTGTACATCTGGTTTAGTGCAGGCATATTGGGTCTGGCGAGCCTGGTCTATTTATATGGCGCTATCATCAGGGAAACAGCCAGCTCTACCCTCAGGAAAGTAGAGATAAGCCCCTACAATGCTCATCTCTTGCTATTTTTATCTTTCGTCGGTTTTTATATCGTTCGTGGCAATTTTGAACAGGTCGATATTGCTCAAATTGGTATCATTACCGGTTTTCTGCTGGCGCTAAGAAATAGATAAAAAAACGCGCTGATACTTATTACGGTATCAGCGCGTTTTCCATCATCAGGACTCAATCACTTATCAAACCAGTTTTTCATTTGTTCCTCGAAACGCTGCGCTACATTTTCCCAACTGTATTTTGAAAACACCAGGGATTTTGCTTTTTCGGCAATCTGGTGGCGTTCCTTATCAGCAAGCGCACGGTTAATATCATTAATTATACTGTCGCTCGACATAGGTTCTGCGAGGTGATAGCCCGTTATGCCATCTAACACAAATTCGCTAATCCCCCCTTTTTTGCTGGCAAGAACCGCTTTTCCTGCTGCCATCGCTTCTACAGCCACCATGCAAAATGCTTCTTCAACCTGAGATGGCACAATAACCAGATCGGCTATATGATAGAAGTTATGCATCTGGTCAGGAGATTGCCCCCCAGCCATAATACAATCCGTTCCAATCTCTTTTGCGGCGTCCAGTACTTTCTTTTGATACTCTGCTTTTTCACCCTTGCGGCTTGCATAAGGGTCGCCAACAACGACAAGTTTAATATTACTTCTTAAGGTACGTAATTGTTTGAACGCCTGCAAAAGCAACAGGATGCCTTTATCAGGCGAAATTCTCCCGGCATACAAGAGAACGGTGGCATCTTCCGCAATATTTAATTGCTGACGAAGATTATCTTGTGGGTTTCTTTTATAAGTCTCAGCACAAAAACCATTAGGCACAATACTAACAGCAGCGGCGGGCAATCTTTCTTCATAAAACGCTTTAAGAAACTGACTGGGCACGATAATTTTTGCATCATTATCAGGAAGTTCTGGTTCAAATGCATTATGCATGTGCATAACCAGTTTTGCATTCGGATTGCGCTCTCTG
This DNA window, taken from Salmonella enterica subsp. enterica serovar Typhimurium str. LT2, encodes the following:
- the tdh gene encoding threonine 3-dehydrogenase (similar to E. coli threonine dehydrogenase (AAC76640.1); Blastp hit to AAC76640.1 (341 aa), 97% identity in aa 1 - 341), translated to MKALSKLKAEEGIWMTDVPEPEVGHNDLLIKIRKTAICGTDVHIYNWDDWSQKTIPVPMVVGHEYVGEVVGIGQEVKGFKIGDRVSGEGHITCGHCRNCRGGRTHLCRNTTGVGVNRPGCFAEYLVIPAFNAFKIPDNISDDLASIFDPFGNAVHTALSFDLVGEDVLVSGAGPIGVMAAAVAKHVGARHVVITDVNEYRLELARKMGVTRAVNVAKESLNDVMAELGMTEGFDVGLEMSGAPPAFRTMLDTMNHGGRIAMLGIPPSDMSIDWTKVIFKGLFIKGIYGREMFETWYKMAALIQSGLDLSPIITHRFSIDDFQKGFDAMRSGQSGKVILSWD
- the kbl gene encoding 2-amino-3-ketobutyrate CoA ligase (glycine acetyltransferase; 2-amino-3-ketobutyrate coenzyme A ligase. (SW:KBL_SALTY)): MRGDFYKQLTNDLETARAEGLFKEERIITSAQQADITVADGSHVINFCANNYLGLANHPELINAAKAGMDSHGFGMASVRFICGTQDSHKALEQKLASFLGMEDAILYSSCFDANGGLFETLLGAEDAIISDALNHASIIDGVRLCKAKRYRYANNDMAELEARLKEAREAGARHVLIATDGVFSMDGVIANLKGVCDLADKYDALVMVDDSHAVGFVGENGRGSHEYCDVMGRVDIITGTLGKALGGASGGYTAARKEVVEWLRQRSRPYLFSNSLAPAIVAASIKVLEMVEAGAELRDRLWANARQFREQMSAAGFTLAGADHAIIPVMLGDAVVAQKFARELQKEGIYVTGFFYPVVPKGQARIRTQMSAAHTPEQITRAVDAFTRIGKQLGVIA
- the rfaF gene encoding ADP-heptose; LPS heptosyltransferase 1 (AFP-heptose--lps heptosyltransferase II. (SW:RFAF_SALTY)): MKILVIGPSWVGDMMMSQSLYRTLKARYPQAIIDVMAPAWCRPLLSRMPEVNEAIPMPLGHGALEIGERRRLGHSLREKRYDRAWVLPNSFKSALIPFFANIPHRTGWRGEMRYGLLNDARVLDKDAWPLMVERYVALAYDKGVMRAAKDLPQPLLWPQLQVSEGEKSLMCSDFSLSSERPLIGFCPGAEFGPAKRWPHYHYAELAKQLINEGYQVVLFGSAKDHEAGNEILAALNSEQQAWCRNLAGETQLEQAVILIAACKAIVTNDSGLMHVAAALDRPLVALYGPSSPDFTPPLSHKARVIRLITGYHKVRKGDTAQGYHQSLIDITPQRVLEELHSLLSEEGV
- the rfaD gene encoding ADP-L-glycero-D-mannoheptose-6-epimerase (ADP-L-glycero-D-manno-heptose-6-epimerase. (SW:RFAD_SALTY)), translating into MIIVTGGAGFIGSNIVKALNDKGITDILVVDNLKDGTKFVNLVDLNIADYMDKEDFLIQIMSGEELGDIEAIFHEGACSSTTEWDGKYMMDNNYQYSKELLHYCLEREIPFLYASSAATYGGRTSDFIESREYEKPLNVYGYSKFLFDEYVRQILPEANSQIVGFRYFNVYGPREGHKGSMASVAFHLNTQLNNGESPKLFEGSENFKRDFVYVGDVAAVNLWFLESGKSGIFNLGTGRAESFQAVADATLAYHKKGSIEYIPFPDKLKGRYQAFTQADLTNLRNAGYDKPFKTVAEGVTEYMAWLNRDA
- the rfaL gene encoding O-antigen ligase (O-antigen ligase. (SW:RFAL_SALTY)), with the translated sequence MLTTSLTLNKEKWKPIWNKALVFLFVATYFLDGITRYKHLIIILMVITAIYQVSRSPKSFPPLFKNSVFYSVAVLSLILVYSILISPDMKESFKEFENTVLEGFLLYTLLIPVLLKDETKETVAKIVLFSFLTSLGLRCLAESILYIEDYNKGIMPFISYAHRHMSDSMVFLFPALLNIWLFRKNAIKLVFLVLSAIYLFFILGTLSRGAWLAVLIVGVLWAILNRQWKLIGVGAILLAIIGALVITQHNNKPDPEHLLYKLQQTDSSYRYTNGTQGTAWILIQENPIKGYGYGNDVYDGVYNKRVVDYPTWTFKESIGPHNTILYIWFSAGILGLASLVYLYGAIIRETASSTLRKVEISPYNAHLLLFLSFVGFYIVRGNFEQVDIAQIGIITGFLLALRNR
- the rfaC gene encoding heptosyl transferase I (lipopolysaccharide heptosyltransferase-1. (SW:RFAC_SALTY)) — protein: MRVLIVKTSSMGDVLHTLPALTDAQQAIPGIQFDWAVEEGFAQIPSWHSAVDRVIPVAIRRWRKAWFSAPIKAERTAFRRAVCANQYDAVIDAQGLVKSAALVTRLAHGIKHGMDWSTAREPLASLFYNRKHHIAKQQHAVERTRELFAKSLGYDKPQSQGDYAIAKHFLHCQQAVSDPYAVFLHATTRDDKHWPEANWRELIGLVGNTGLRIKLPWGAPHEEARAKRLAEGFDYVDVLPRMSLEEVARVLAGAKFVVSVDTGLSHLTAALDRPNITLYGPTDPGLIGGYGKNQMACCSPEQNLANLDATSVFGKIH
- the rfaK gene encoding putative hexose transferase (lipopolysaccharide core biosynthesis; lipopolysaccharide 1,2-N-acetylglucosaminetransferase. (SW:RFAK_SALTY)), which translates into the protein MIKKIIFTVTPIFSIPPRGAAAVETWIYQVAKRLSIPNAIACIKNAGYPEYNKINDNCDIHYIGFSKVYKRLFQKWTRLDPLPYSQRILNIRDKVTTQEDSVIVIHNSMKLYRQIRERNPNAKLVMHMHNAFEPELPDNDAKIIVPSQFLKAFYEERLPAAAVSIVPNGFCAETYKRNPQDNLRQQLNIAEDATVLLYAGRISPDKGILLLLQAFKQLRTLRSNIKLVVVGDPYASRKGEKAEYQKKVLDAAKEIGTDCIMAGGQSPDQMHNFYHIADLVIVPSQVEEAFCMVAVEAMAAGKAVLASKKGGISEFVLDGITGYHLAEPMSSDSIINDINRALADKERHQIAEKAKSLVFSKYSWENVAQRFEEQMKNWFDK